In a genomic window of Quercus lobata isolate SW786 chromosome 4, ValleyOak3.0 Primary Assembly, whole genome shotgun sequence:
- the LOC115984596 gene encoding putative disease resistance protein At3g14460, with protein MGGVGKTTLAQLVYNKKLVMESFDVRAWVCVSQEFDVLRITKTILEAVTSSSGDTDDLDLLQVRLNKSLVGRKFLFVLDDIWNENYLDWEVLRTPFKSGAYGSKLILTTRNETVASIAGTVPTYHLKHLTDEDCWLLFAKHAFGNRESKEHPELELIGKKIVNKCKGLPLAAKTLGGLLRSKLDSKEWLRILESNIWSFSDCKSNILPALILSYHYLPSHLKPCFAYCSIFPKNYKFKKEELVLLWMAEDFLPKRENLEEVGIEYFYDLVSRSFFQRSGGKNSCYVMHDLLNDLALFVSGEFCFRMETDNSYDLSEKTRHFSYSRLKFDAYEKFEACLGAKGLRSFLPSNLSVRSGCLSKEVILDLLPALRSLRVLSLSDYWNLTFLPDSIGNLKHLRYLNLSRTAIKVLPDSVCTLHNLQTLLLASCHSLTELPANMGWLINLHHLDISGTNLIEMPLLMDKLKSLQTLTSFILGKKGSSGLKELGELRQLRGSLSILKLENVVDARDALEANLRDKLQLNELVLKWGGATDDSKKNRDVLDQLHPHVDLTKLTIENYGGTVFPDWLGHEAYSIVSIQIHNCKYCYKLPPFGKLPSLKNLSIVGLDGVVNIGREFYGTPASGRRPFGSLENLRFKNMSELQEWLPFTDDNGGAIAFPRLQQLCIQNCPKLSIGLPNGIFSLKSIVIDKCQQLVATLPSAPAIRQVRLQYCHKVVLTELPPQVLKLKIIGYDNLESLPMDNNNNCLEELDISDCPSLTLLPSSGIADTLKSLGVKNCGKLLFPMHHRYASLESVCIRSSCDSLVSFPLDLFPKMNHLDIHGCHNLRSLSVSNQGPLQYLKSLRSLEISNCSNFVSFPEEGLPAPNLTRFSVGYCNNLKALPDQMHTLLPSLRTLSIRLCPELESFPDGGLPTSLNALEIFFCEKLISSRTGWGLQGLSSLRSFCIRGRCENVESFPERALLPSSLTSLEIWNIPHLKSLDGNELQHFTTLKKLGIGCCPNLQSMPEEGLPKSLSFLSVKKCPLLKTRCLREKGEDWPKIAHIPIIKIDAKVI; from the coding sequence ATGGGTGGTGTGGGCAAGACCACACTTGCGCAGCTTGTATATAACAAGAAGTTGGTGATGGAGAGTTTTGATGTCAGagcatgggtttgtgtttcacAAGAATTTGATGTGCTTAGGATCACAAAAACTATTCTTGAGGCAGTGACTTCCTCGTCAGGTGATACTGACGACCTGGATCTACTCCAAGTTAGGTTGAACAAGAGTCTTGTGGGAAGGAAATTTCTATTTGTGTTAGATGATATTTGGAATGAGAATTACTTGGATTGGGAGGTCTTACGAACCCCTTTCAAATCTGGGGCATATGGAAGTAAGCTCATCTTAACAACGCGTAATGAAACTGTTGCATCAATTGCAGGCACAGTTCCAACCTACCATCTAAAGCATTTAACGGATGAAGATTGTTGGTTATTATTTGCAAAACATGCATTTGGCAACCGAGAATCTAAAGAACATCCAGAGCTGGAATTAATTGGTAAGAAAATTGTGAACAAGTGCAAAGGCTTGCCTTTAGCTGCAAAAACACTTGGTGGTCTCTTACGCTCGAAGTTGGATTCTAAGGAATGGCTTAGGATATTGGAGAGCAATATATGGAGTTTCTCAGACTGCAAAAGCAATATTCTTCCAGCTCTTATATTGAGCTACCATTATTTACCTTCACATCTAAAGCCATGCTTTGCTTATTGTTCaatatttcctaaaaattacaaatttaaaaaggaGGAATTAGTGCTCTTATGGATGGCGGAAGATTTTTTGCCTAAAAGAGAGAATTTAGAAGAAGTAGGTATTGAGTACTTCTATGATCTAGTATCCAGGTCATTCTTTCAGAGGTCAGGTGGTAAGAATTCATGCTATGTTATGCATGACCTTTTGAATGATTTAGCTTTATTTGTCTCTGgagaattttgttttagaatggAGACAGACAATTCATATGATCTGTCAGAAAAGACTCGGCATTTTTCATATTCCAGATTGAAGTTTGATGCCTATGAAAAATTTGAAGCCTGTCTTGGAGCCAAGGGTTTGCGAAGCTTTCTACCATCAAATTTGTCAGTGCGGTCTGGATGCTTAAGTAAAGAAGTTATTCTTGACTTATTACCAGCACTGAGAAGCTTAAGGGTACTATCTCTATCTGACTACTGGAATTTGACATTTCTACCAGACTCAATTGGTAATTTAAAACATTTACGATATTTAAACCTTTCTCGCACTGCAATCAAAGTATTACCTGATTCAGTGTGTACTTTACACAATTTGCAAACATTATTGTTGGCAAGTTGTCATTCTCTCACTGAGTTGCCTGCCAACATGGGATGGCTAATTAACTTGCATCATCTTGATATTAGTGGAACAAACTTGATAGAAATGCCACTGCTAATGGATAAATTGAAAAGTCTCCAAACAttaacttcttttattttgggaaaaaaaggTAGCTCTGGCCTCAAAGAGTTGGGGGAGCTCCGGCAACTTAGGGGAAGCCTTTCAATTTTGAAGTTGGAAAATGTTGTTGATGCTAGAGATGCTTTAGAGGCTAATTTGAGGGATAAGTTGCAACTTAATGAATTGGTGTTAAAGTGGGGTGGGGCTACAGATGACTCCAAAAAGAATAGAGATGTACTAGACCAATTGCATCCTCATGTAGACCTGACAAAGCTTACCATTGAAAATTATGGTGGCACAGTTTTTCCAGACTGGTTAGGACATGAAGCCTACAGTATTGTATCAATCCAAATTCATAATTGTAAGTATTGCTACAAATTGCCACCGTTTGGGAAACTGCCCTCTCTGAAGAACCTCTCTATTGTGGGATTAGATGGAGTAGTGAATATTGGTAGAGAGTTTTATGGGACTCCTGCTTCTGGGCGCAGGCCATTTGGATCGCTAGAAAATTTGCGCTTTAAAAACATGTCAGAATTGCAAGAGTGGCTTCCTTTCACGGATGACAATGGAGGTGCAATAGCTTTCCCTCGTCTCCAACAGCTTTGTATACAAAACTGTCCTAAACTGAGCATTGGTCTTCCCAATggcattttttctttgaaatcaATTGTGATTGATAAATGCCAGCAGCTTGTCGCTACACTTCCAAGTGCTCCAGCCATCCGTCAAGTGAGGTTACAATATTGTCATAAGGTGGTGCTGACTGAATTACCACCGCAAGTGTTGAAGCTCAAAATTATCGGATATGACAACTTGGAGTCCTTACCTAtggacaacaacaacaactgcCTTGAAGAGCTAGATATCTCTGATTGTCCATCTCTCACGTTGCTTCCCAGTAGTGGTATTGCTGATACACTAAAATCACTTGGTGTCAAGAACTGTGGGAAATTACTGTTTCCGATGCACCATCGTTATGCTTCCCTTGAGAGTGTGTGCATAAGAAGTAGTTGCGATTCTCTGGTGTCCTTTCCATTGGATTTATTTCCAAAGATGAATCATCTTGATATCCACGGATGTCATAATCTTCGGTCCCTTTCTGTTTCAAATCAAGGGCCCCTTCAGTATCTTAAATCTCTCAGAAGCTTAGAAATCAGTAACTGTTCCAATTTTGTATCCTTTCCCGAAGAGGGACTGCCTGCACCCAACCTTACCAGGTTCAGTGTTGGTTACTGTAATAATTTGAAGGCACTGCCTGACCAGATGCATACCTTGCTCCCATCCCTTCGGACATTGAGTATTCGGCTTTGTCCAGAACTTGAGTCTTTTCCAGATGGGGGGTTGCCAACCAGTTTAAATGCActtgaaatctttttttgtgaaaaacttaTCTCCAGCCGCACAGGGTGGGGTTTGCAAGGACTGTCTTCTCTTAGAAGCTTCTGTATCAGGGGTAGATGTGAAAATGTGGAGTCCTTTCCAGAGAGGGCGCTGCTGCCCTCTTCTCTTACATCCCTTGAAATCTGGAATATTCCCCATTTGAAATCGCTGGACGGCAATGAGCTTCAACATTTCACCACACTTAAAAAATTAGGAATTGGCTGCTGCCCAAATCTGCAGTCCATGCCAGAAGAGGGTCTGCCAAAATCGTTGTCATTTCTAAGTGTCAAGAAATGTCCATTGCTGAAAACTCGGTGCCTTAGGGAGAAAGGGGAAGACTGGCCCAAGATAGCTCATATACCCATCATAAAAATTGATGCAAAAGTGATCTGA